The genomic DNA TTAGACTTAAATTTTTCATCAATCAACGAACAATATCGAAGGAAATATTTCCCCCATAAATTATCAGAAATCACCATAAATAATGTCACAAATTGTGTCAACGAGAAAAAAATAAGTGTTCACGCAACCAATGATTTGCTGTGagatatttattttaatacgaATATGTTTTGTATGTATTATACATTTTCCGTCATGCTAGTAATGCAAATTTAACATGTCATGTCTTAGATCAAGACAGTCGAAAAAGAATGTCTCTGCATTCCTTTTAGTAAATATTACAAACAGTTGCGGCGTTACAGGTAAATCAAATGTAAATAGTGCAACGTCTCATTTACCCTATTTGGATTAAACACGATAGTCCCGTACAAGTCGCCGATCGAGGGCGCTCTTCGTTCAGACTCGATTTGCAAAATGCTGTATATGGCgcaattaactttacactacgaTTACATTCATACAATAACAGCACATATTGACGAATCAGTTTCGTTATGAGCTCTTTCCCCACATTCACACGTCGCTTAATCTAGTTTCACTACCCTGGAACAATAAGAAGGGGAGATGTTGCGGCCCTTCTTTTACTTGTTGTACCTAAGGGTAACTAAGTCCGGGGACTCGGGAAGAGGCACCATTTTGGGATCATTTATCTCAAATAAAAGAGCGAAAAATGTTTGTGATTtaacaaatataatttttatgacTGAAACGTATTCTTTGCCCTACCACAGCGGTTTACTTGTGTATGAGTTATCtattgatttcaacaaatagtATTCTTGTTTACCTATCCTAACATCCAAATTCATTTCAATTCTGCATTCGGCCTTGCATCCTGGTTGACTCTAGCAACATTCGCTGTAACTGATGTACTTGAAGTATATGTGATCGTTGTTTTCCGGAAAGTAAGAGTCAACGCCTGTCGTGGTAAACAGAgaacaaatcaaatcaaaagagTTTACTTTATTTTCAAAGACACTGATTAGGTTGATGAATTTTGAAAGATTGTAATGAAAGATAAATCCTTTCGTGGTGCTGAAAACGTTTGAAGATCGGTTCCAAATGACATGTTATGTGTTTTAACTCGACGTGATCAaaagaaaacagtaaaaatcaTAAATCATTCGTTCTTGTTGAAAAGATCATAAAAGTTTCAAGTAGGAGATGTATAAGAGGGTAGGATCGGTGGCCGAAAacgcaatttttttctctttgtcttaagagggcgctgcacccaacacatgGTATTTCGctcaaaatcaattattttgaaatattcattcaattaatttaattcaattcaattatttattcatgcatttaatttgttaatCTAAGActaaaatattggtttggttCACCTTTAAGCTTGTAAAACACGGtgaagcagtcgtaagttgagTGATAAAGaattgttaatttatgcaaatgtatgcaagtcacccaatttcctggcttctcttttctcccaatatcaagatttccaaagaatttaactccattcTGGCTGTGTCAAATATTCTGCAATTTTCACACTGTGTTCTTTCaatactatataacaaaacgcCTATTTTGTTTGGTAatgaagttcttacattttgagtacattttaattttgctaatcatgtttcGAATCATTTTTTTTGAGTGTCGgcctttcaacccatgccaatttagaatgaggatagataatggaaaatgaaagagtcgtttttatttacatatactcttgtttcaaatgaaatattacactTCAGCAATGAGTATCAAGTTTCTGATTTAAATTggtttttatcattaataccaaaatggaggtttttaccccaaatataccccttcatccttcgagtaaattATTGCTACATTAATAGAcattagattctctgctttttgaaaatatacggCATGAGGGTTTTTTGTCATATTccatgagaaatattccttaaaaaaactgttggcaacatgcagctccaccttaacataattttatgccaatcaaatatttgtaatattgacgTGGTTTACTTTACAGACAAGTATTATAACTACAGAAGATGACGATACCGATGGATGTTAGCTTTGAGAGACAACAACATGCGGAAACATGACATCGCTTTTCAGTGACTATAACTCGCTATCATACCACTCAGGAACAATGAATCAGAACATATTATTCTTTCCTTTTGAATAATATTGTGACGATTTAAAAtgatgtgaaaatatcaaaaacgaaaaaaaaaaaaatgaaattaccgGTTTGCAGAGGTTCCGTGTAGTTGTAGATAGCCCAGAACAGTTCCTGACTGGGGTCTGCCCAGACACCGAAAATCATCTCGATGTAGTGACCCCACGCCCCTGAAGATGCCTGAAACCTAGAAAAAACGAATGAAAAGTGACTTTGGTTGATTGAAATTTAAGGAATTACCATATTTTGCTTTACAGAATCCTAAcaagtttttattgaaaaaaggcAATGAGTGTAAATGATGaccaagagagagagagagagagagagagagagagagagagagagagagagagagagagagagagcacataAGGACAAGATAGGGACTATGTATAGGAAGGGAAGGGAAGGGAACTGTGTTGTAGACAGAGAAATATGCAGACTGAAATAGGCAGATGGGGAGAAAGGTGGAAAAACGAGTGTGGGATGAAAGGCAGACAATAACATGGACACAAAGTGGGGTTTACATAGAAAGATGTAGATACAGATTGATGGACAAGAATCATATTTGATAACAAAACGCAAAGTTTCTTACTCAAAGTTTGTTTCATCTTGTATCTTCACCATAGCGTTGTACAGATTGGTTCCTTCGACAATTGAAGTTTGAAACGAGCCAAGTTGACCTGACCCATTGGTATCATCGATAACCGTCAGCGACATGGAGATAAGTTGGTCGCCACCATCGCCGGTGTCATCCGTCGGTTCTGCTTCTTAATCGGATAACAAGAAAAAAATCCCACCTAAATTACTTAGACATGAAACCCGGCATTGTACGAAAAAAGCCGATTTTTGGATTGTCTTTCACCGTTGCTGTCGTATAATGGCCATTCCTTGGCCATTCATTCGATGGTTGATCGCATAAGAGAACATGACGTTTTTCTGGTGTCTTGTTTCggagtctttcaatttcagttttaCTTTATTTCAATCTTGGGCAATTCATGTGGGATGGGATTACATCCACGGACCGGTATAGTGTGCTTATGTTGCATGAAAAGTGACGTTTCTGCAAGAGGAGTTTGGAGGAATGTTATCGAGAAACAATAATTGAGAAAAACAAGGTCAGTAACTGTTGTGCTGTTATTTTTGCAAGGAGCTCGTGACGTCACCGTTTATCTGTTTAATCCGATAATTATTAATATAATACAAAGAAATAGACTAAAATCTTTCGAAAAACATCAATATAATACTGGCGTAATACTAACTGTTCGCATTGTCAAAGGGATATGTGAAAGACACACTTTTCTGACCGGCGAATGGAAAATTCCAAATTCTATCTGAATTGAGCCCACAAATTCTATCAGAATTGATCCCAGGAGTCACGTTGGTTGTGTATTTTTTGCGGGGCAACGGTCTAGGGCTGAGTATTTCGATCCAAGGACactaaaaatgtcaaattgtaCCTTCGTCGCTTGAACAAGCCGAGTCGTCTATCTGACCGAAGTTTGCTCCTGTTAGCGAGGGTAATACCTGCACGGTTGTCAAAGCTTGTAAGCCGAATGCCCCGGATGTTTGCTGCTTTGCCAGGATGTGCTTCATGACGTCAGAGCATTGCCAGTTCGATTGATTGATGCCAGCCGCACTAAGGGCCTGTTAAAAGTGATACAAAGAGAGACAGTCCAGAAATTAGTTACCGTACAATATAACACCGAAGTAAGTTCTCACCTGTATATTACATTGTTAAGGTAGCTTGACTTTCTTTGTTGGGGAATATTGTGAAGAGAACGCTGCCGGACGATGGTTGTTATGCCAACACCAAGACGTTAATGCGAAACACGCTTTTGTAAACAATGAAAACCTTCCTTATTGAAAGATATGTCATGGTTTGTGGTTATACGAAAATGCTTTCCTTGGAGAAACAAAGGTCTAGcacaaaataattgttttattttctccttatcaaataaaaatactaaaatggTAATACATGGATTTCTACAGCGTTCACTATTTACAATTATCAAGCTAAAGGACATTCACCAACCAGTCGATTTTTAATTTTGAGAAATCTGTAGAAATCCTCAATGCTTCTACACTACTTTTTCTTCGTTCTGGAAAACGTTCAGTATTTTACTGAAACATTGTCATCGtggtttaaaaatgtttttctaCATACACTTTAatagaatatgaaaatttaaatgtGCATGAGCGCTGGGGACTTGGGCTGAGATTTGAATCGCTTACCTGAACGACTAGAGAATTGGTGTTTATATTACCAAAAGAACCATCATCTTTTTGAGAAGCCAGTAAATTGTCAACCGCCTTCTGTAATGTTTCATCCACATCGAGGCTCGTCTTGTCATGAACACAGGATAATGCCATGACAACAATTGCAGTAACATCTGCAAAAAAGATTCACCAGGAAAACATCAAACCAACTGACAGCAAGACAGAGGGatagacagaccgacagacagattgacagacagagagacagaaaggGAGACAGACAGAATGACCGGTTCATCCATATTTCGATGGGTGGAGAGCGAGATCGATAAGTCGATGTGAACTGGTATTCTATTCAGAGAGAGTCGGAGATGTCAATTGACAACTGCGTTACAACATGGTAGCCCATGATAAGAAGTGGAACCATCCAATACAGTGTCATTTAAACAGTTGAACAGATTAGATGAtcggttgattgattgattgattgattgattgattgacagaTGCACAGAATAAGACAAGTGCACGTAAAATTATCAAGTAGTTGAGAGCCATTTCTCCATAGATGCAGTAAATTCTTCGCGTCACTCCTGTATATTGTCCGTAGTCATGGTATACAAGAAGAATGGTGTAGAAGACTGACGGAAGAGAAGACAACATTATGAGACAAAAAgcgacaaaaacaaaacaaaaacaaaaagccAGAGGATGAAAAATAGTTATTTACCTGTTCCTATAGTGAAACCGCCGTCTTCATGCTGTCCATTTCTGATTTCGTCGATATATTCCTGCTTCACGACAGAACCAGTGGTACACAGAGCCAAGACTGCGAAGCCGTACTGGTAGAAATGGTTGAAGTCTCCCTCTGGGTATCTCATGATTTTGCGATTTATCAGGTCGATCAAATCGTGTCCATGGAAATCTGTGACGTCACGGCATGTGCTGTGGAGTGCCATGATTGGATAGGCCAGTCTCCCAGCAGTCAATGGGTCGCGTGGCGTTGGGCCATCTGCTTCTTCACTGCTTTCTTGAGACGCGCTTGAGTCACTCCCACTTTTACTGACGGTATAACAGAAAAACAATTTCGTTaggtgttatgtaggtcatttttcCCCGACACTCATGACCTGTGTTTAATTAGCCTAGAACACTCTCagggtcactgtccttcacgacctcacaaccttgaattcaattagtcatgtttggaatgttctggaaatttaattagttgtgtaagggagataattttagagtagtaattagcatgtcaataaagttttagattgttcttatatgctcttatataaccacatgagtataaatgcGGACtggcacagcttgcagtcagacatttaggattgtgtctcttgtgtgctacttcaagactttggaaactccagcagtattaatttcaagacttttcaagaccttcagcagtgttgtccttagaagccgggtgccgggtaaataacccggctgttttgcattttttcccggctacttttaaagtcacattagattatttttatggACCTGTAttttcgggattgcactgccagctgtgttaga from Ptychodera flava strain L36383 chromosome 12, AS_Pfla_20210202, whole genome shotgun sequence includes the following:
- the LOC139144809 gene encoding cobalamin binding intrinsic factor-like isoform X3, producing the protein MKFGWSIGILVLTIACRAVANVCGPDTSGQLQSAAAQAYDKAVDWLKSQQNDQYGWDQGITPRVVMSLQASSDNSWYNEDDLLSEITVKQMENELLQTLSHKPCKSGSDSSASQESSEEADGPTPRDPLTAGRLAYPIMALHSTCRDVTDFHGHDLIDLINRKIMRYPEGDFNHFYQYGFAVLALCTTGSVVKQEYIDEIRNGQHEDGGFTIGTDVTAIVVMALSCVHDKTSLDVDETLQKAVDNLLASQKDDGSFGNINTNSLVVQALSAAGINQSNWQCSDVMKHILAKQQTSGAFGLQALTTVQVLPSLTGANFGQIDDSACSSDEEPTDDTGDGGDQLISMSLTVIDDTNGSGQLGSFQTSIVEGTNLYNAMVKIQDETNFEFQASSGAWGHYIEMIFGVWADPSQELFWAIYNYTEPLQTGVDSYFPENNDHIYFKYISYSECC
- the LOC139144809 gene encoding cobalamin binding intrinsic factor-like isoform X1 yields the protein MKFGWSIGILVLTIACRAVANVCGPDTSGQLQSAAAQAYDKAVDWLKSQQNDQYGWDQGITPRVVMSLQASSDNSWYNEDDLLSEITVKQMENELLQTLSHKPCKSGSDSSASQESSEEADGPTPRDPLTAGRLAYPIMALHSTCRDVTDFHGHDLIDLINRKIMRYPEGDFNHFYQYGFAVLALCTTGSVVKQEYIDEIRNGQHEDGGFTIGTDVTAIVVMALSCVHDKTSLDVDETLQKAVDNLLASQKDDGSFGNINTNSLVVQALSAAGINQSNWQCSDVMKHILAKQQTSGAFGLQALTTVQVLPSLTGANFGQIDDSACSSDEEAEPTDDTGDGGDQLISMSLTVIDDTNGSGQLGSFQTSIVEGTNLYNAMVKIQDETNFEFQASSGAWGHYIEMIFGVWADPSQELFWAIYNYTEPLQTGVDSYFPENNDHIYFKYISYSECC
- the LOC139144809 gene encoding cobalamin binding intrinsic factor-like isoform X2, encoding MKFGWSIGILVLTIACRAVANVCGPDTSGQLQSAAAQAYDKAVDWLKSQQNDQYGWDQGITPRVVMSLQASSDNSWYNEDDLLSEITVKQMENELLQTLSHKPCKSGSDSSASQESSEEADGPTPRDPLTAGRLAYPIMALHSTCRDVTDFHGHDLIDLINRKIMRYPEGDFNHFYQYGFAVLALCTTGSVVKQEYIDEIRNGQHEDGGFTIGTDVTAIVVMALSCVHDKTSLDVDETLQKAVDNLLASQKDDGSFGNINTNSLVVQALSAAGINQSNWQCSDVMKHILAKQQTSGAFGLQALTTVQVLPSLTGANFGQIDDSACSSDEAEPTDDTGDGGDQLISMSLTVIDDTNGSGQLGSFQTSIVEGTNLYNAMVKIQDETNFEFQASSGAWGHYIEMIFGVWADPSQELFWAIYNYTEPLQTGVDSYFPENNDHIYFKYISYSECC